In Candidatus Paceibacterota bacterium, the genomic stretch ATCTCTCCGAAAATCCTTCTTCGTATGTTATCGGAGCATTGCCGGGAAAAGATGGATGCAAGGGCTCGTCGCTCCGATTTACTCTGGGAAGAGGCACAACAAAAGCAGAACTTGATAAAGTTCTTAAAATTCTCCCAAAAATTTTAAATTGATTGTTTCTCTTTTTCGCATTAGTATTAAAGCTACAAGCTACCTAAAATGGAGGAATTAACTAAATCACAAATTATCTTACTGACGCTTCTCGTGAGTTTTATTACCTCTATCGCGACAGGAATCGTAACAGTTTCTCTTTTGGATCAGGCTCCACCGGGAGTTACCCAAACTATTAATAGAATAGTTGAGAGAACAGTCGAGAAAGTTGTTCCGGGTCAACCCATCATTGTCACAAAAGAAGTTCCTGTAACCGACGAAGACCTGATCGTCTCCGCAGTGAACCAGAATTCAAAAAGTCTTGTGGAGATAAAGGATGCGGACATCCCAGGCTTTTCACAGCTTGGAATTGTCGTTTCAAAGGATGGCATTATTCTTTCTGACAGCGTCGCTTTTGACCCGAACAGAAAGTTGAGCGCAGTTTTTTCCGATGGGAAATCCTACCCAGTCCTCGCGATGCAGACGACAGGGAAAAGCGTATCAATATTTAAAACTGGTGGTGATAGTATAAAAGATAAATATGTCTTCACTCCCGTAAAAATTTCTAATTCAGACACTATTCGTCTTGGACAAACAGTCATATCTTTGGGAGCAGGCGACGCGGGAAATGTTGTCGGTGTCGGAGTGATTTCTGGCATTTCCTTGATGAACAATCCCGATACGGAGAAAGCAAAAACAGTGCCCCAAATTCCTTCACTTATAAAAACAAATTTGAATGCGGGAGATCCGGCTTCCGGATACTACCTTTTAAATCTTTCCGGAGAAATCATTGGTATTCATCTCTTGGGTGACGGTACTTCCTCGAGAAGCAGTTATACTCCGATAAACACAGTAAAGGGCGAGATTCCTCCTTCCTCTAACTAATTTTCCTCTGGTTTGCTTAGGAAAAGCGGTCAAAGTTGATTTGCTCTTTTTTCACTGTATAATGCAAGATAGGGAACGGTAAATTAAGAGTATTTGGAGCGTCTTATAGGTATATCAGGCAAATCTCTTAATAAATATATAATCTTATGCCTCCATTCAATCATTTTACAACTAAAGCAAAGGAAGCGATTCGCCGGGCTCATGAGCTTGCTATTGAGCGCGGACAAAACCACGTGAATCCTCTCCATCTTCTCACTGCTCTTCTTCTCCAGGAAGAGAGTATGGTTGCGTCTATTCTCGACAAACTTGAGGTGGACACGCTTCTTCTCTCGGACTCCCTCATTGAAGCCATCGAAGGCCCGGAATCTGGAGCTGTTGTCGCTCCATCGTATCAGATCTATCTGACCCCAGAACTTGCGGAAGCGATCGAAAAATCTTCAAAAATTGCCGCAGGACTTAAGGATGAATTCGTTTCAACAGAACATCTTTTCATCGCTATCCTTGAAGTTCCTGGAAGCGCCCGAGAAATTCTTTCTAGATTTCGAATCGACAAAGAAGGCGTGCTACGCGTGCTCGAAGAACTTCGAAGCGCAAAAATTACCGATGTCAATCAGCCGAAGAAATTCAAATCACTTTCAAAATATACCCGAAGCCTTACGAAGCTTGCGAGAGAAAATAAACTTGATCCTGTGATTGGCCGAGATGCTGAAATTTCCCGCATCATCCAAATCCTTTCCCGTCGAACCAAAAATAACCCGATGCTTATCGGCGAGGCAGGTGTGGGAAAGACAGCTATTGCAGAAGGACTTGCGAGTCGAATGGCGCTCGGAGATGTTCCCGAGTCTCTCAAAGACAAAGAGCTCGTCTCGCTTGACCTCGGTTCTCTCATTGCCGGAACAAAATATCGCGGAGAATTCGAAGAGCGTCTCAAAAATATTATTAAAGAAGTGGAACGTTCCGAAGGCAGAATTATTCTTTTCATTGATGAGATTCATACTATCGTCGGTGCCGGAGCTGCAGAAGGCTCGATGGACGCATCAAACATGCTAAAGCCTGCGCTTGCTCGCGGAGAGCTTCGTGCGATCGGCGCGACAACGCTTAAAGAATATTCTCGGCACATAGAAAAAGATCCTGCGCTTACAAGACGCTTTCAGCCCGTGCACGTAAGCGAACCGTCTATTGAAGACGCTATCGCAATTCTTCGGGGACTCAAAGAAAAATACGAACTTTTCCATGGCGTTCGTATTACCGACGATGCGATCATCGCTGCAGTAAATCTTTCAAGCCGGTATATTAGCGACAGATTTTTGCCTGATAAAGCAGTAGATCTTATTGATGAGGCTGCATCTTCGCTCAAAATTTCTCTGGAAGATATGCCCCCAGTTCTTGAAGAAACCCACCGAAAAGTGATGCGTCTTGAAATTGAAAAAGAAGCTCTGAAAAAAGAGGCTGAAACATCAAAGATCGCAAAATCTCGCGTGGCTAAAATTCAAAAAGAGATCGCTGATCTGAAAGAAAAGACGGCGGAGATCGAACTCAAATGGAAAAACGAGAAAGAAACCATTTCTGAAATCAAAACAATTAAGAAAGAACTCGAAAGTCTTCGTATGGAAGGAGAAAGTGCAGAAGCGCATTCGGATCTTTCAAAGGCAGCGGAAATCCGTTATGGGAAAATTCCTGAATTTGAAAAAGAACTTGAAGTAAAAGTGAAGAGACTTAAGAAATTACAGAGTTCCCGCCGAATTTTGAAGGAAGAAATTATTGAAAATGACATAGCGGGCATTGTTTCGAAATGGACGGGAATTCCTGTGACTCGAATGCTCGAAGAGGAGGCCGGCAAGCTTGCCCGAATGGAGGAGGAACTCAAATCGAGAATTAAGGGACAGGATGAGGCGGTAAGAAAGATCTCTGATGCGGTGAAGCGTTCTCGTGTTGGAGTCGCAGATCCGAATCGTCCGATCGGCTCATTCATTTTCCTCGGTCCTACTGGAGTTGGAAAGACAGAGCTTACGAAATCGCTTGCGAAATTTATGTTCGACGATGAGAAAGCTCTCATCCGAGTGGACATGTCTGAATTTATGGAGAAACATTCTGTCTCAAAGATCATCGGTTCGCCTCCAGGCTATGTAGGACATGAGGAGGGGGGAGGTGTTACGGAGATGGTGCGACACCGGCCATATTCAATTCTTCTTTTTGATGAGATCGAGAAAGCTCACCCGGAAGTGTTCAACATTCTTCTTCAGGTTCTTGATAATGGAAGACTTACTGATGCAAAGGGTCGTGTGGTAAATTTCAAAAATACGATTATCGTATTAACTTCGAATATTGGCGCAAATTACATTGATAAGATGCAGAAGATCGGTTTTAGTTCTGGAAACGCAAAGAGCGACTATCAGGAGATCAAATCAAAAGTACAAGGAGCGCTCAAAGATCATTTCCGACCGGAATTTTTGAACCGTCTCGATGATGTTATCGTCTTTGATATTTTGAGCGAAGAAGCTATCAAAGAAATCGTGGATATTCAGATCGGAGTTGTGAAAGACAGGCTTGTTTCGAAGGAAATCAAGCTCGATGTGGGCGAAGATGTGCTCACATACTTGGCGAAGGAAGGTTACAATCCGCAATACGGTGCTCGGCCTTTGAAACGCCTTATTCAGGACAAACTTATGACGCCAGTCGCAAATCTTATGATTTCCCGTGGGGTTATGAAAGGCGGAGAGGTGTATGTCGGAATGAAAGGAAAAGAATTTATTTTTGAAGTGAAAAAAGTTGGCCGACGCGAAAAGAAAAGCGTTGTCTCTGATATTCAGATTTCTAAGGGTGAGGGGGTGAAGTAACCAGAGAGATTCGGCTTTAAAAAAAGAAGCATCGCCGTCGCCGGAGATGCTTCCGATTATCCTGTCTCCTCACACCCCCGCAACTTGCGCGTACAGCATACGATGTTGAACTTTTCCCACCAGATATTCGTGTGACCATTCTGGCTCGGAAAGTATGATTTCCTCCATCTGCTTGGCTAACCGCGCATGTTCTTCTTCGGCGACGCTGTGCAAACGGAAGAATTTCCCATCCGCCAACAGCCCAGTTTCGGCTAGCGCATGTACTTCGCCCATTGAGCCGTCTTCGTTGTCACTAACCGCTCCAAGCAAACGAAAGACAGAAGGTTTGGCGAGCAACGATTGGCAGAATGGCCACCACGGCAGATTCTTCTCAGTACCCCTTTCAAGGCGGAGAATCGCGGGGTGATCTTCGAGAAACACACTGCAATGATCTCCGCTAAGATCGGACATTTGCTCATCTTCGACAAGTTCTTGTCCACACGAGAGGTGGACAAATATCTTGCGTGCTTCCGCCAACTTCTTCGCTTTAGACCACTCCCGCTCAGTTCGAAGTGTTCCGATGGTTTGTTCGAGCAGGAAGAGCGTACGCGCCAAGATGAGTGGAAAGTACAACGGAACCGGCCAGAAGCCAATTCCCGGAATGTTTTTGAGATCTTCCGGAATTCGTTCCCGAGCTGCCAACGCCTTCACGCACTCGCCCATGAAATCCCCGGCAGACGTTCTGCCAAGCACGGCACAAAGTACGCTATTTTCAGCCGTCCTTAAATCCAATTGCCTTAAATCGCCGACATGAGAGAAAACCTTCTCATCCATGATGATTCCTCCAAACCAGGCCTAGTCCTTACTATTTCTACAATATCTCTGTGTTTATGTAAAGACCACCTTAGAAACTGAGTAATTTTGCATCCGGTAGTATTCCCATTTCAAATTTTTCGGAATTATTTTTTGGATTTCTATTTTCGGCATCTCACCCGTTTCAAAATATAATTTAGTTTTCCATTTTTTGGCAACGATAGAGGCGATCAGCTCTTCGTATGCTCCCAAAATTCCTTTGGGATGAAAAATTGCGATTTTCGGCTCGAACTTAAGTTTTTCTGGCGAGTTACTTTTCAGCACGTACCTTTCATCTCCCCACGGAAGATTTGCAACTATGATATTGGGGGAAAAAATATCTAAATTATCTACATAATTACCTGAGCTGCAGATTATATTTGCTGTTTTGTGTATTTTTACATTTTTGCGCGTAACCTTCAAAGCCTTCTCATCAATATCAACGGCGTAGATTTTTGCACTCGGAAATTCCTTTGCAAGAGTAACAGCAATACAGCCTGAACCAGTACCAACATCGACAATCGATGACGGATTATTCGCTTCCTCTTTAACAAGATTCACTAACTGCTCGGTTTCAATGGTTGGGATGTAAGCGCGTTCGTCAATATAAAATGTCTCACCGCAAAAATCGACTTTCTGTGTTTTGTATTCTTTTGGTTTGTCGTCGATCATTTTTCTAAAAATTAGAAAATTGTCTAAAAATCTACTCCCCAGAACTTTTTAAACTTAATGGTGATCTTTCTCGCTTTCTCTGGATTATTTTCGAGCCAGATACTGCATTTTGTTTTCTTTCGAAATATGGCAAGAACAGCTTGGAGATCAAGATCATTTAATGATTTTGTTTTTTCGTATATTCGATCAATCTCCTCAGCCGTCTTTGGATCAAGTTTTACTGTAACAACAAAATCATCGACGACGTTTATATAGGTTGATCGTTCGTTTTGAAAGTCGCTTTTACTGAATGAATACTCAACTGCTTTTTTATCCCAAAATTTCTCTGTCCATTTATCCAGAAAAGAATTACCTCCAACAATAAGATAAAGTTTTGATTTTGCCAATTTCAAGGATTCAATATATTGCTTCTCCTGTTTCGTCTGAACTAAGTGAAACCACGGATGCGGATTCCACCCAAGAAGTATCTTCTTTTTCGACTGCTGGATTATCATGAGAAGGAGATGAGACCAAAAGTCATTCATTTTTAGTAAATCTGTAAAATGCCAAATCTCCTTTTTATTTATTTCCGGTAAAACGAGCGGAGATCGAGGCCTTTCGATATAGGTAGAGGAAAGAGTGTCTGCAAGAGAAAGAAAATTGAGCACCCACGGTAATCGTAAGCTATAGCGAGTTTCTAGTTTAAATAACATTCCTTCCTCTTGGAGTTTCTTTAATTCTTTATAGAGACCTTGAATTGTATACTTTCTGCCGCCAACCTCTACTACTTTTTTATGAATTTGGGATGCATTGAGAAATTGCTCTGTAGAAAGAGCTTCTAAGATTGTTTCGGCTAGTTTTTTGCGTTCCTTGAGTATTGATTCAACCATTTGTTTAAAAAATGCCTGTTTTTCGAAATTTTGTTGATATCTAATATATCATACTTATAATCGAATTGGGAATAGGTAAGAAAGGAGGAAGAAATGAACACCGTTGCAGTACCCGGTTGTCCGGGAACAGTGGTTGAGGAATTGCCGAGCGCCCTCGGTAGGCAGTTCTTGCGAGTTACAATCGAGCGTGGTGGTGAGGTGCCACTACACTCGCACGAATGCGCAGCGACCATGATCGTTACTCACGGATCAGCTCGCAAACTTGTCGAGCGCGGAAACGCCGAAAGGGTGAAAGCGGGTGATGTTATCACTAAAGCGGCGCGAGAACCACACGGGTTCACAGAAATTGGAGAGGAGGGATTCTCCTTCATTTCCGTTTCTGGTGGTCTCGGTATTGTCCAAGAAGGTGGCAAGCTCGACATGGAACTTGTTTAAGCAGGTTCCTATCAGCCAGCGTTAAGGACGGAGAAGAATTCTCTCCGTCCTTTTTTCTTGTCTTAATATTCGGGTGGGGGAAGGGTAGGGGGTGAAGTAAAGGGGCAGCTTGTAGGTTGTAGCTATTAACTTGTAGCTTAAAATACGAATACTTAAAAAGCCGCGATTGTCTGAAGGCAATCGCGGCTTTCGCATTGTTTTTTCAAGAATTTTCTGTTACCTTTGTAGGGTAATGAGGTAACGGAAATGCGTCGGTACCCAAGTGGTCAACGGGAGCAGACTGTAAATCTGTTGGCTTACGCCTTCGTTGGTTCGAATCCAACCCGACGCACAAATTAAATCTCCCCGAAAGGGGAGTTTTAATTTGTGGCCGAGCAAGACGCGGGGGGGGGGCGTCTTGCGTGGTTGGATTCGAAGCCTCGATAAGCAGATTTTTAAGTTCGTAATCGAACGTAAAAAATCTCCATCGAGGAAACTGGTTCTGTAAGAACCGAAATTCCAACCCGACGCACAATAACTAAAAACTTCCGCAAAAGCGGAAGTTTTTAGTCTCTATAACCCTACTGGAGGCATTGTTTTTGGAATATCAGGCGGGATTTGCGGAGGCACTGGCGGTGGTGGAGGCGTTGGCATTGGAATAGGTGGAGGCGGAGTTGGTATGACCGGCGCTACTGGTGTTACCGGCATCGTGGGAACAGTTGGGGCAACTTGAGACGCTACTGGTGTCACGTATACCGGTTTTGGAGCGGGAGGCGGAGTAGGAGCTACTGGCATGGTTTGTACTGGTGGAGGTGGGGGTGGCGGAGGCTGGACGGATGCAGGAGGTGCTGGAGGAGTAGGAGGAATGACAACTGGCGGAACGAATGCTGGTTTCGCCACTTGTGCCGGGGAGGTCGGCATTACTTGGATTGTCGAAGGCATAACCGATGCTGTGCTAGCAGGAGCCGTGGAGACTGGTTTCGGCGGAGTGGGCATTGAGGACATCGGAGAAGCTCCTGGCATTGAAGCAGGCGGAATATAATTTGGCTTCATTGTAACTGGTGGCATCATGCCCGGAGAAGGAATAACAGGAGAACTTTTTCTTCGGAAGATTTTTATCATGAGAGCTATGATGAGAAGTGCAAAAAATCCAATTCCCATAACAACATACATCATCACTCCCTCAAAAGGAGAGGGAACGGCCGAACTTTCAGCAACTGGAGTGACAGCCAACTCTTGTCCGGCAGCTACTGCGATGACTGTTGGACTCGGCTGTGCAACTTCAATTTTGAAGGTTGTGCTTTTATCCATCGAATAATATGCGCTCGAGTAATAATCGGGAAGCGGTCCGACTAAAAGATAAATAAATCCGGTGTAACTTGGCGTATAAGAAACTACATTTTTCGTAGAAGCTTGCACGCTGTATGTTTTGCCGATCTCCACTCTGTCCTTGTCTTGAATTTTAAGTCCTGCATTTATTTGCTTGCTTGGGACGAAACTCTTTGTCGCGGAATCATACCCGATTGCCTTGTCAGTTGTGATGAGAGTAAGTGTGATGGGGACATTTTCTGTTACGGAGATTTTAAAATAATCGTAGTCGCCGTTTTTCTGATTGTGATCAAGATGATATGAGGCCGGATCGATCGCGACCGCCGTGTCATACCCATTTCCTCCTCGAATTGCGATCGCGATATCTTTATCGGTGTTTGTTTTGTCTATTGGCTTTTCGATATCTTGAATTGCTTTGAATCCGGAGATAAGAGATGCTGAATCTGTGGCGTCAAAATATTTTGCTCCGCCAGCTGTCGCGATTGCCGAAAGTTGCGTTCGTGAAGCGTCGTCAACTCCAAGCCCGATAACATAGGTTTTTATCTTTGCGGACGATGCCAAAAGTGCCTTAGCAGAAGCCACCGGATCGCCTCCACAGGTATCTTTTCCATCGGTAAGCAGGATAATACTGTTGTCATTTCCCGCTATGAAATCATTTTGAGCTTGGCTCAAAGCATATGCAGTAGGGGTGTATGTTCCAATAGCATCGATCGCATTTACTTTGCCGATGATCGCATTTCTGTCAGATCCGAACGGCATGAGAAGCTCTGTTTGTTTGCAGGCTTCTGCTTGAGTAGTTTTTCTTACATTTCCGAATGGACGGAGCGCGGTTATGATGCTTCCATGAAGGCTTGTGATGATGTCAGAGAGCGCTGATTTTGCAGCAATGATTTTGGTGGTGTTTCCGAAGCTTTCGAGCATCGAGCCGGAAGCGTCGAAGATGAAAAGCATATTTTTTGCTCCGTCTGCGCGCGCGACCGAAACGGATGAGAACAAGCTCAAAATTATTGTAAAGAGAAATATCTTTTTCATTTTGCCCGCCTAAATTTTCTACTATAGCTCTTACCAACCTCAGCCTTATAGAAAATTTATAAATTAATTTTAAAAATCGATTTTTTTATTATGCACCCGAAAACTTTGGCGGGTGAATAAGTCCTACCTTTTAATAAATACAGTATATCCTGAAAGACGTTTCTTGTTTGATAAGTTTTACACACCGTCTGTCCGGGCTGGCAGGGTTGTAGAGAACGAGAAATCTTGCTACTTTGTAGGCTATGATCGCTAAAAATGACCGAATGGGGCTTCGAACGTGGATCGAGGTGGATACTCGCGCAATCGCGCATAATTACGAAATTTTCAGAAAGCTCATTCCAAAATCGTGCAAGTTGATGGCGGTGGTGAAATCGAATGCTTATGGCCACAGTCTCGTCGATTTTTCGAAAGAGATTTCAAAACTCGGCGCGGATTGGATCGGTGTTGATTCTGTTGTGGAAGGATTTGCTTTGCGACGAGAAGGCATTACGCTTCCGATTTTAGTTCTTGGCTACACTTTGCCTGAACTTGTTCATGAAGCGGCGGAGAAAAACATTTCCCTCACCGTTTCAGATCTGTCTTTTTTTGAAAATTTGCCGAAAGGAAAATTATCGCAGAAAATACATATTCACATTGAAGTCGATACGGGAATGCATCGGCAAGGTTTTCTTTCTGAACATAAGGAGACATTATTTTCAGCATTAGAAAAATACAAAGATTTCGTAAAAGTGGAGGGGTTGTATACGCATTTTGCAGAGGCGAAAAATCCGTCTTCGCTTGAATATACGAAAGGCCAGATCAGCCAGTTTCTGGAATGGAAGAAAAGCTTTGAAAGTAAAGGGTTTTCTCTCGTTACCCATGCGGGCGCCACAGCGGGCACCCTTCTCTATCCAGAGGCAGATTTTGATATGGTTCGTATCGCTTCCGGCCTTTTTGGACTCTGGCCATCTCACAAATTACGAGAAGCTTTTGAGGAAAAAATACATCTTACTCCCATACTTTCTTGGAGAACGCTTATTTCAGAAGTAAAAGAAATTGAAGCGGGAGAGTCTGTGGGATATGAACGAACATATAAGCTTTCTTCGCGAGCGAAGATCGCAATTTGCCCCGTTGGATATTGGCAAGGGCTTCCGCGTTCCTTGTCTAATAATGCTGAAGTGCTTTTGAACGGCAAGCGAGCGAAAATCATCGGACTTGTTTCGATGGATATGATCATTCTTGATTGCACCGATATTCCTGAAGTGAAAGTTGGCGATGTTGTGACGCTTATAGGATATGATCGAGATGAATCTATTGACGTGTATGAACTTGCAGAACATGCAGATACGGGACACAACGAAATTGTGACTCGTATTAATCCGCTCATTAAGCGCATCTATTTTTAGAAGCGAAGAAAGAAAAACGACGAAAAATCGGCCCTGCGGGGCCGATTTTTCGTCTCATTCTGGTGTGGATA encodes the following:
- a CDS encoding AAA family ATPase, with protein sequence MPPFNHFTTKAKEAIRRAHELAIERGQNHVNPLHLLTALLLQEESMVASILDKLEVDTLLLSDSLIEAIEGPESGAVVAPSYQIYLTPELAEAIEKSSKIAAGLKDEFVSTEHLFIAILEVPGSAREILSRFRIDKEGVLRVLEELRSAKITDVNQPKKFKSLSKYTRSLTKLARENKLDPVIGRDAEISRIIQILSRRTKNNPMLIGEAGVGKTAIAEGLASRMALGDVPESLKDKELVSLDLGSLIAGTKYRGEFEERLKNIIKEVERSEGRIILFIDEIHTIVGAGAAEGSMDASNMLKPALARGELRAIGATTLKEYSRHIEKDPALTRRFQPVHVSEPSIEDAIAILRGLKEKYELFHGVRITDDAIIAAVNLSSRYISDRFLPDKAVDLIDEAASSLKISLEDMPPVLEETHRKVMRLEIEKEALKKEAETSKIAKSRVAKIQKEIADLKEKTAEIELKWKNEKETISEIKTIKKELESLRMEGESAEAHSDLSKAAEIRYGKIPEFEKELEVKVKRLKKLQSSRRILKEEIIENDIAGIVSKWTGIPVTRMLEEEAGKLARMEEELKSRIKGQDEAVRKISDAVKRSRVGVADPNRPIGSFIFLGPTGVGKTELTKSLAKFMFDDEKALIRVDMSEFMEKHSVSKIIGSPPGYVGHEEGGGVTEMVRHRPYSILLFDEIEKAHPEVFNILLQVLDNGRLTDAKGRVVNFKNTIIVLTSNIGANYIDKMQKIGFSSGNAKSDYQEIKSKVQGALKDHFRPEFLNRLDDVIVFDILSEEAIKEIVDIQIGVVKDRLVSKEIKLDVGEDVLTYLAKEGYNPQYGARPLKRLIQDKLMTPVANLMISRGVMKGGEVYVGMKGKEFIFEVKKVGRREKKSVVSDIQISKGEGVK
- a CDS encoding methyltransferase — protein: MIDDKPKEYKTQKVDFCGETFYIDERAYIPTIETEQLVNLVKEEANNPSSIVDVGTGSGCIAVTLAKEFPSAKIYAVDIDEKALKVTRKNVKIHKTANIICSSGNYVDNLDIFSPNIIVANLPWGDERYVLKSNSPEKLKFEPKIAIFHPKGILGAYEELIASIVAKKWKTKLYFETGEMPKIEIQKIIPKNLKWEYYRMQNYSVSKVVFT
- a CDS encoding cupin domain-containing protein, with the protein product MNTVAVPGCPGTVVEELPSALGRQFLRVTIERGGEVPLHSHECAATMIVTHGSARKLVERGNAERVKAGDVITKAAREPHGFTEIGEEGFSFISVSGGLGIVQEGGKLDMELV
- a CDS encoding VWA domain-containing protein, coding for MKKIFLFTIILSLFSSVSVARADGAKNMLFIFDASGSMLESFGNTTKIIAAKSALSDIITSLHGSIITALRPFGNVRKTTQAEACKQTELLMPFGSDRNAIIGKVNAIDAIGTYTPTAYALSQAQNDFIAGNDNSIILLTDGKDTCGGDPVASAKALLASSAKIKTYVIGLGVDDASRTQLSAIATAGGAKYFDATDSASLISGFKAIQDIEKPIDKTNTDKDIAIAIRGGNGYDTAVAIDPASYHLDHNQKNGDYDYFKISVTENVPITLTLITTDKAIGYDSATKSFVPSKQINAGLKIQDKDRVEIGKTYSVQASTKNVVSYTPSYTGFIYLLVGPLPDYYSSAYYSMDKSTTFKIEVAQPSPTVIAVAAGQELAVTPVAESSAVPSPFEGVMMYVVMGIGFFALLIIALMIKIFRRKSSPVIPSPGMMPPVTMKPNYIPPASMPGASPMSSMPTPPKPVSTAPASTASVMPSTIQVMPTSPAQVAKPAFVPPVVIPPTPPAPPASVQPPPPPPPPVQTMPVAPTPPPAPKPVYVTPVASQVAPTVPTMPVTPVAPVIPTPPPPIPMPTPPPPPVPPQIPPDIPKTMPPVGL
- the alr gene encoding alanine racemase → MIAKNDRMGLRTWIEVDTRAIAHNYEIFRKLIPKSCKLMAVVKSNAYGHSLVDFSKEISKLGADWIGVDSVVEGFALRREGITLPILVLGYTLPELVHEAAEKNISLTVSDLSFFENLPKGKLSQKIHIHIEVDTGMHRQGFLSEHKETLFSALEKYKDFVKVEGLYTHFAEAKNPSSLEYTKGQISQFLEWKKSFESKGFSLVTHAGATAGTLLYPEADFDMVRIASGLFGLWPSHKLREAFEEKIHLTPILSWRTLISEVKEIEAGESVGYERTYKLSSRAKIAICPVGYWQGLPRSLSNNAEVLLNGKRAKIIGLVSMDMIILDCTDIPEVKVGDVVTLIGYDRDESIDVYELAEHADTGHNEIVTRINPLIKRIYF